One genomic region from Bartonella australis AUST/NH1 encodes:
- a CDS encoding TrbC/VirB2 family protein, translating to MTVSGKTVALNTKKKWFTTIFFLLLSLAVFIEPSFAQGLGKVQSALDKIVDAMTGGIAKSIAIIAVAGTGIAWIAGYIELRKAFFVCVGIAIIFGAPQIVNMLITT from the coding sequence ATGACCGTCAGTGGAAAAACAGTTGCGTTAAACACAAAAAAGAAGTGGTTCACGACGATATTTTTTTTGTTATTGTCGTTGGCCGTATTTATTGAACCATCATTTGCTCAAGGCCTTGGCAAAGTACAAAGCGCGCTTGACAAAATTGTTGATGCAATGACCGGCGGTATTGCAAAATCGATTGCGATTATAGCGGTTGCAGGTACCGGTATTGCATGGATTGCAGGCTATATAGAACTGCGTAAAGCTTTCTTTGTTTGTGTAGGTATTGCCATTATTTTTGGCGCCCCACAAATCGTTAATATGTTAATCACTACATAA
- a CDS encoding type IV secretion system protein VirB3, with protein MKKRDQLTEDTLFLACTRPAMIAGVTVEAMGLNVIATSIIFIMSSNIFLISFGVVTHFIMKEITKNDHNKFRILMVWLNTRGRSKNSNRWGGASVAPLRLIRNYKDMK; from the coding sequence ATGAAAAAGCGTGATCAGCTTACAGAAGATACGCTCTTTTTGGCTTGCACGCGTCCAGCTATGATTGCTGGTGTAACCGTGGAAGCCATGGGCTTAAATGTGATAGCAACGTCCATAATCTTCATCATGTCAAGCAATATATTTCTTATTAGCTTTGGTGTTGTGACGCATTTCATTATGAAGGAAATCACCAAGAATGACCATAATAAATTCCGTATTCTTATGGTGTGGTTAAATACTCGTGGTCGCTCAAAAAATAGCAACCGTTGGGGAGGAGCAAGTGTCGCGCCGCTTCGTCTTATTCGTAATTATAAGGATATGAAATGA
- a CDS encoding VirB4 family type IV secretion/conjugal transfer ATPase yields MTQRKRDLQPESVIPYIRHVNDHIIALSSRALMTVISLEGINFETADIRGLNILHEQLNNLFKNIADERVAIYTHIIRRRETIYPGGTFKSQFTKQLDDHYRERMVSQELYRNDLYLSLLWNPSVDKADTLTKFFNRLQKAKKDGTEADENSIRKLDEITTDLTQGLEHYGAKKLGLYEHEGNIFSEPSEFLHQLVGGRYERVPLTWGTIASTIYSDRVIFGKEIIEIRHEAGCKFAGMFGWKEYPAKTRLGMTDGLLTLPFEFIFTQSFVFKSKNTAKQIMGRKQNQMINSGDRAGSQIAELDDGLDDLESNRFVLGEHHLSLAVFSTSPQNLSDNLAKARATLTEGGAVVAREDLGLEAAFWAQLPGNYSYRARSGAITSRNYTALSPFHSFPIGKIDGNAWGPAVALMKTSAGSPYYFNFHFGDLGNTFVCGPSGSGKTVIVNFLLAQLQKHNPHMVFFDKDRGAELFVRAGGGNYMSLKNGKPTGLAPLKGLDYENPENRVFLRQWITKLVSIGGQTVTELERQDIATAVDQLALLPKEQRTISALQMFFDTTHREGIAGRLERWRKSSALGWVFDNDDDSVGVDSKFIGYDMTDFLDNDEIRPPLMMYLFHRVLDLIDGRRIIIVIDEFWKALEDDSFKAFAQDRLKTIRKQNGLMLFATQSPKDALNSTIAHTIIEQCPTQIYFPNQKGNHADYVEGFKLSEREFELIQTELTRESRRFVVKQGHNSVVAELNLRGFDDEIAILSGTTQNIELLDEIIDELKDDNPDIWLPIFQERRKR; encoded by the coding sequence ATGACGCAGCGCAAGCGCGATCTCCAACCCGAATCAGTCATCCCTTATATCCGTCATGTGAATGATCACATTATAGCATTATCGTCGCGCGCTCTTATGACGGTTATTTCTCTTGAAGGAATTAATTTTGAAACCGCTGATATACGCGGTCTCAATATATTGCATGAACAATTGAATAATCTCTTTAAGAATATAGCCGATGAGCGTGTTGCAATTTACACTCATATCATTAGGCGGCGTGAAACAATTTACCCGGGCGGAACATTTAAATCGCAATTCACAAAACAATTAGATGACCATTATCGCGAAAGAATGGTGTCACAAGAATTATACAGAAACGATCTTTATCTCTCTCTTTTGTGGAATCCCAGTGTCGATAAAGCCGATACGCTTACTAAGTTTTTTAACCGTTTGCAAAAAGCTAAGAAAGACGGCACGGAAGCTGATGAAAACTCAATTCGTAAGCTCGATGAAATCACCACGGATTTAACGCAAGGCCTTGAGCATTATGGCGCAAAGAAGCTTGGCCTTTATGAACATGAAGGCAATATTTTTTCAGAACCTAGTGAATTTCTGCACCAATTAGTTGGCGGACGCTATGAAAGAGTACCTCTTACATGGGGAACGATAGCTTCTACTATTTATTCAGACCGCGTTATTTTTGGCAAAGAAATTATAGAAATTAGACATGAGGCGGGTTGTAAATTTGCCGGTATGTTTGGTTGGAAGGAATATCCGGCTAAAACCCGGTTAGGTATGACGGACGGCCTATTAACGCTCCCATTTGAATTTATTTTTACTCAGTCCTTTGTGTTCAAAAGCAAAAATACTGCAAAGCAGATTATGGGACGAAAACAAAATCAAATGATTAATTCAGGTGATAGAGCGGGGTCACAAATCGCTGAATTAGATGATGGGCTGGATGATCTTGAGTCTAACCGCTTCGTTTTAGGTGAACACCATTTGTCACTAGCGGTTTTTTCTACTAGTCCCCAAAATTTGAGCGATAATTTAGCGAAAGCCCGTGCTACTCTCACAGAAGGAGGAGCCGTTGTTGCGCGTGAAGATCTAGGACTAGAGGCCGCATTCTGGGCACAACTGCCTGGTAATTATTCCTATCGCGCGCGTTCAGGCGCTATCACCAGCCGAAATTACACCGCACTCTCGCCATTTCATTCTTTCCCAATTGGCAAAATTGATGGAAATGCTTGGGGGCCTGCTGTTGCTCTTATGAAAACATCAGCAGGTTCTCCATATTATTTTAATTTTCATTTTGGTGATTTGGGCAACACATTTGTCTGTGGGCCTTCTGGTTCTGGTAAAACTGTTATTGTTAATTTTCTGTTGGCACAGCTTCAAAAACATAATCCTCACATGGTATTTTTTGATAAAGACCGTGGCGCGGAACTTTTTGTGAGAGCGGGCGGCGGAAATTATATGTCGCTGAAAAATGGCAAACCGACGGGTTTAGCGCCTTTAAAAGGGTTAGATTATGAAAACCCTGAAAATAGAGTTTTTTTGCGTCAATGGATTACAAAACTTGTCTCAATTGGCGGGCAGACTGTCACGGAATTAGAGCGTCAAGATATTGCAACGGCTGTTGACCAATTGGCCCTATTGCCTAAAGAACAACGTACAATTTCCGCCTTGCAGATGTTTTTTGATACGACCCACAGAGAAGGTATAGCTGGACGTTTAGAACGCTGGCGCAAAAGTAGTGCACTAGGTTGGGTGTTCGATAATGATGACGATAGCGTAGGCGTTGATTCGAAATTTATCGGTTACGATATGACCGATTTTTTAGACAATGATGAAATACGGCCACCTTTAATGATGTACCTCTTTCATCGGGTGCTAGATCTGATAGACGGACGCCGAATCATTATTGTCATAGATGAGTTTTGGAAAGCGCTTGAAGATGATTCGTTTAAGGCATTTGCACAAGACCGACTCAAAACAATCCGTAAGCAAAATGGCTTAATGTTATTTGCAACACAATCCCCTAAAGACGCTCTCAATTCGACCATTGCCCATACCATTATAGAGCAGTGCCCGACACAAATTTATTTCCCCAACCAAAAGGGTAACCATGCAGATTATGTGGAAGGCTTCAAATTATCAGAGCGCGAATTTGAACTTATACAAACGGAACTGACCCGTGAGTCGCGGCGCTTTGTTGTTAAACAGGGGCATAATTCCGTTGTTGCGGAACTGAATTTGCGCGGCTTTGACGATGAAATAGCCATTCTCAGCGGCACTACACAAAATATCGAATTACTTGACGAAATCATCGACGAACTAAAAGACGACAACCCAGATATATGGCTTCCAATCTTTCAGGAAAGGAGAAAAAGGTGA
- a CDS encoding type IV secretion system protein gives MNRIILAGIIFLSFIGTMPSAYAQLATFDAVAVSKMLEQIEQGKKQLDQLRSQIGEMKKLYGSLNGITDLSSLRDMLNNKNIQAALPPNFSDFEKLLNGESDKAAKWGDKFSYKEPPGGAGSKAAVDEFYRNELAKTKKQNQGMAATAETAYDAAIETKNTIESLAQKLKNAETTAAKQDIQAQLAAAQAMLQTQLLTLQAATILKQSQVEAAKVRQDEEHKARYLDYARQLRGE, from the coding sequence GTGAATAGAATTATTTTAGCGGGGATAATCTTTTTGTCCTTTATTGGGACGATGCCAAGCGCATATGCGCAGCTTGCTACCTTTGATGCAGTTGCTGTTTCTAAGATGCTTGAGCAAATTGAGCAAGGTAAGAAACAGCTTGACCAATTAAGATCTCAAATTGGCGAAATGAAAAAGCTCTATGGGTCTCTCAACGGCATTACTGATCTGTCTTCGCTCCGAGATATGTTGAATAATAAAAATATCCAGGCAGCACTCCCACCCAATTTTAGCGATTTTGAAAAATTATTGAACGGCGAAAGCGATAAAGCAGCGAAATGGGGTGATAAATTTTCCTATAAAGAGCCCCCAGGTGGCGCAGGCTCAAAAGCCGCTGTTGATGAGTTTTACAGAAATGAACTTGCCAAAACAAAAAAGCAAAATCAAGGAATGGCTGCAACTGCTGAGACCGCTTATGATGCCGCTATCGAGACAAAAAATACGATAGAATCTCTGGCTCAAAAACTTAAAAATGCAGAAACCACTGCAGCGAAACAAGATATTCAAGCACAGCTAGCCGCCGCGCAAGCAATGCTGCAAACACAGTTATTGACATTGCAAGCGGCTACAATTCTAAAGCAATCTCAAGTTGAAGCGGCGAAAGTGCGTCAAGACGAAGAACACAAAGCGCGTTATTTAGATTATGCAAGACAACTCCGGGGAGAGTAA
- a CDS encoding EexN family lipoprotein, whose product MKKYFLMITVLLAPLFTTACEKTYSKEEFKKNEALLNEWSIRCGLGGESKNCQNVRLAEMELRREHYSKLARELRGESDESENKNTNDNK is encoded by the coding sequence ATGAAAAAATATTTTTTAATGATAACTGTTCTTTTGGCACCATTATTCACAACTGCTTGTGAAAAAACATACTCAAAAGAAGAATTTAAAAAAAACGAAGCATTGCTTAATGAATGGTCGATAAGATGCGGATTGGGAGGAGAATCTAAAAACTGTCAAAATGTACGATTAGCAGAAATGGAATTAAGGCGAGAACATTATTCAAAGCTTGCGAGAGAATTACGCGGAGAGAGTGATGAAAGCGAAAACAAAAATACGAATGATAATAAGTGA
- a CDS encoding EexN family lipoprotein: protein MKKYFLMITVLLAPLFITACEKTYSKEEFKQNKTLRNEWIARCGWGGESKNCQNARLAAEELRQERAAEAIKRLRGESDESENKNTNNQ from the coding sequence ATGAAAAAATATTTTTTAATGATAACTGTTCTTTTGGCACCATTATTCATAACTGCTTGTGAAAAAACATACTCAAAAGAAGAGTTTAAACAAAATAAAACATTGCGCAACGAATGGATAGCAAGATGCGGATGGGGAGGAGAATCTAAAAACTGCCAAAATGCACGATTAGCGGCAGAGGAATTAAGGCAAGAACGTGCTGCAGAAGCTATAAAGCGATTGCGCGGAGAGAGTGATGAAAGCGAAAACAAAAATACGAATAATCAATAA
- a CDS encoding EexN family lipoprotein yields the protein MKKYFLMITILLAPLFTTACEKTYSKEEFKQNKTLLNEWLAKCGMGGTSENCQNARLAIQEIERDRFFGPSKK from the coding sequence ATGAAAAAATATTTTTTAATGATAACTATTCTTTTAGCACCATTATTCACAACTGCTTGTGAAAAAACATACTCAAAAGAAGAGTTTAAACAAAATAAAACACTGCTCAATGAATGGTTAGCAAAATGCGGAATGGGGGGAACCTCTGAAAACTGTCAAAATGCAAGACTTGCGATTCAAGAAATAGAGCGTGATCGTTTTTTTGGACCCAGCAAAAAATAA
- a CDS encoding EexN family lipoprotein: MKKYFLMITVLLAPLFITACEKTFSKEEFKQNRALLSEWLAKCGLGGSSENCQNARIAIQEIGYDFFLGASKQ; the protein is encoded by the coding sequence ATGAAAAAATATTTTTTAATGATAACTGTTCTTTTGGCACCATTATTCATAACTGCTTGTGAAAAAACATTCTCAAAAGAAGAGTTTAAACAAAATAGAGCGTTGCTCAGTGAATGGTTAGCAAAATGCGGACTGGGGGGAAGCTCTGAAAATTGTCAAAATGCAAGAATCGCGATTCAAGAAATAGGCTACGATTTTTTTTTGGGAGCTAGTAAACAATAA
- a CDS encoding type IV secretion system protein encodes MSSATKITTFDTIDKALMKPIEATMDHGVAGLSAALSAPVTACATIYIAFIGYNVIYGHSSMPLRDFISTTVKLAIIVMLTTKAGEYNVWVKNIFFVDLPNAITGVMKSSTPDSNTWDTMINNATSDIVEQTTEASMPWAIGTWIGGTLCILIASIFCVIGFIVATFAQIGLSLILSLGPLFISLSMFSTTRRFTEAWIGQVAHFVILQILVILLGGIYVDIAMALFKGGLKEVATTLMQFTIIGICGAFLFLNLPAIASALADGGASLSSGGLSQKIGNTAQRGAAKAVSKGLNFVKLLRG; translated from the coding sequence ATGTCTAGCGCAACTAAAATAACCACGTTTGACACAATCGATAAAGCTTTAATGAAACCTATTGAGGCAACTATGGACCACGGCGTCGCAGGGCTTTCCGCCGCTCTATCTGCGCCCGTAACAGCTTGCGCAACAATATATATAGCCTTTATTGGCTACAATGTCATATATGGTCACTCATCAATGCCATTACGGGACTTTATATCAACAACTGTGAAATTGGCGATTATCGTCATGCTGACAACAAAAGCAGGCGAATATAATGTCTGGGTAAAAAATATATTCTTTGTCGACCTTCCTAATGCCATTACAGGCGTCATGAAATCTTCAACACCAGACTCAAATACGTGGGATACAATGATAAATAACGCAACTTCTGATATCGTTGAACAAACGACCGAAGCATCTATGCCGTGGGCTATAGGGACATGGATTGGCGGTACACTATGTATTCTTATTGCTTCAATCTTTTGCGTCATTGGGTTCATCGTTGCCACATTCGCCCAAATTGGACTTTCACTCATCTTATCATTAGGTCCATTGTTCATTAGTCTCTCTATGTTTTCAACGACACGACGTTTCACTGAAGCATGGATCGGCCAAGTAGCTCACTTTGTTATTCTGCAGATTTTAGTCATTTTACTTGGCGGCATATATGTTGATATCGCTATGGCGCTATTTAAAGGAGGTCTCAAAGAGGTTGCCACAACGCTGATGCAATTTACGATTATCGGAATATGTGGGGCGTTCCTTTTCCTGAATTTGCCTGCCATAGCATCAGCATTAGCTGACGGCGGTGCCTCACTTTCGAGTGGCGGTTTAAGCCAGAAAATTGGCAATACAGCGCAAAGAGGAGCAGCAAAGGCCGTAAGCAAAGGCCTTAATTTTGTAAAACTATTGAGGGGGTAG
- a CDS encoding virB8 family protein: MKRNEFERYKAEARSFDQDRMLTLHRITRASLCVAGVAVVAAIASSLAIIALTPLKTVEPFVIRVDNSTGIVEVVSALKDGPQNIDEAVTRYFAAQYVRSREGFVNSEAEENFKIVSLLSSPEEQQRFAQWFGANNPQSPQLLYQNAVATISIKSISFVSKNVVQVRYFRTIRNNDNNTETITHWVATLTFEYVNASISTQDRLVNPLGFVVREYHADPEVVN, translated from the coding sequence GTGAAAAGAAACGAATTTGAACGATATAAAGCTGAAGCGCGCTCCTTTGATCAAGATAGAATGCTCACTTTACACCGCATTACCCGTGCATCGCTTTGCGTTGCGGGCGTTGCGGTCGTTGCCGCTATTGCTTCTTCTCTTGCGATAATAGCTTTAACTCCATTAAAAACAGTCGAACCATTTGTTATCCGTGTTGATAATTCAACTGGAATTGTTGAAGTTGTGTCAGCCTTAAAAGATGGCCCCCAAAATATTGATGAAGCAGTAACAAGGTACTTTGCAGCGCAATATGTTCGTTCTCGTGAAGGGTTTGTTAATAGTGAAGCGGAAGAAAATTTCAAAATAGTTTCTCTCTTATCATCCCCCGAAGAACAACAGAGGTTCGCTCAATGGTTTGGGGCAAACAATCCTCAAAGCCCTCAATTATTATATCAAAATGCTGTGGCTACTATTTCTATCAAATCCATTTCATTTGTGAGTAAAAACGTCGTACAGGTCCGTTATTTCAGGACAATACGCAATAATGATAACAATACAGAAACAATCACGCATTGGGTTGCGACCCTGACTTTTGAATATGTCAATGCTTCAATTTCAACTCAAGATCGCCTTGTAAATCCATTAGGCTTTGTTGTGCGCGAATATCACGCTGATCCAGAGGTAGTAAACTAA
- the virB9 gene encoding P-type conjugative transfer protein VirB9 → MLKKILFPVFFGVIVICSNITIGYSEVSPIRAKGDNRVRFVNYDAYNVTEIVGSIRSSVQIEFAQDEEIAHVAIGNSIAWEVAPAGNIVFLKPREVQPITNLQIVTTRRDGSKRSYQFELKVRDGPVSLGNETYFLVKFRYPEDEAAQRRLEAQIRKTELKEQWADNVLNIHEQYGPRNWAYSAQGTYILEPKSVYDNGKTTTFTFSGNEDIPAIYVVGSDGKESLVPKSIKGNMVIVHAIGPQFILRRGKDVLCIFNEAYRPEGINPETGTISPSVKREIAIGNAG, encoded by the coding sequence ATGCTGAAGAAAATTTTATTCCCTGTTTTTTTTGGCGTTATTGTTATTTGTTCTAATATAACAATAGGATATAGCGAAGTTTCCCCCATACGGGCTAAAGGAGATAATAGAGTTCGTTTTGTCAATTATGATGCTTATAATGTAACTGAAATTGTTGGTTCTATTAGGTCCTCTGTACAAATTGAATTTGCACAAGACGAAGAAATAGCACATGTAGCAATAGGCAATTCAATCGCCTGGGAAGTCGCCCCCGCGGGAAATATAGTTTTTTTAAAACCTCGTGAAGTTCAGCCAATAACAAATCTTCAAATTGTCACAACGAGACGCGATGGATCAAAAAGGTCGTATCAATTTGAACTGAAGGTAAGAGATGGCCCTGTATCATTAGGAAATGAGACATATTTCCTTGTAAAATTTCGCTATCCAGAAGATGAAGCAGCACAAAGGCGCTTAGAAGCACAAATAAGAAAAACCGAACTAAAAGAACAATGGGCTGACAACGTCCTTAATATTCATGAACAATATGGCCCGCGTAATTGGGCTTATTCGGCTCAAGGGACATATATTCTTGAACCAAAATCTGTCTATGATAATGGCAAAACTACAACTTTTACCTTCTCGGGCAATGAAGACATACCGGCAATTTACGTCGTTGGCTCAGATGGCAAAGAATCCCTCGTTCCTAAATCAATAAAGGGAAATATGGTTATCGTCCACGCAATTGGACCCCAGTTTATCCTAAGACGTGGGAAAGATGTTTTGTGTATTTTTAATGAAGCATATCGCCCGGAAGGAATAAATCCAGAAACGGGGACCATTTCACCGTCGGTTAAACGCGAAATTGCTATCGGTAACGCAGGATAA
- the virB10 gene encoding type IV secretion system protein VirB10, giving the protein MINDNDEIITEDRGTINDGRKNTSTQPKTKAVVVLVIISFCGYMLWNILSANTTPETVEIPKQGEIGQSNGFIAPPPPPEPLVLATPSSTPPLGHVILPRPGEERNSKIEETDPLLDSARRAPVLAFSNNSHAETHGINENILPTIPQIPNKDAMSFASLLEPRQISGTKAQYIGNRNYIISMGTSIPCILETALNSDQPGFTSCVINRDILSDNGRVVLLDKGTQVVGEYRGGLHQGQARLFVLWTRAKTPNGVVVNLDSPATDNLGRAGFDGRVNQHWWQRFGSALLLSVVGDATKMLVDKIKNDNIQINGLSNAGKEAASIALENQINIPPTLEKHQGELVNIFVARDINFSSVYRLAVTERKNTIYKRAVFGNFYPNPSVLQK; this is encoded by the coding sequence ATGATTAATGATAATGATGAAATAATTACCGAAGATCGCGGAACAATTAATGACGGCCGCAAAAATACATCAACCCAACCTAAAACAAAAGCTGTCGTAGTCTTAGTGATTATAAGTTTCTGCGGCTATATGCTTTGGAATATTCTTTCTGCTAATACAACTCCAGAAACCGTGGAAATTCCAAAACAAGGTGAAATCGGCCAATCTAATGGTTTTATCGCTCCACCTCCCCCGCCCGAACCGCTAGTATTAGCAACACCATCCTCCACACCTCCCTTAGGACACGTAATATTGCCAAGACCTGGAGAAGAGAGAAATTCTAAAATTGAAGAAACCGACCCATTACTTGATTCAGCACGTCGCGCGCCCGTACTTGCATTTTCTAATAATTCTCACGCAGAAACTCATGGAATAAATGAGAATATTTTGCCTACTATACCCCAAATACCCAACAAAGATGCAATGAGCTTCGCCAGCCTCCTGGAGCCAAGACAAATTAGCGGCACAAAAGCCCAATATATAGGCAATAGAAACTATATTATCTCTATGGGAACATCAATTCCATGCATATTAGAAACAGCGTTGAACAGCGATCAACCGGGCTTTACGAGTTGTGTCATCAATCGCGATATTTTATCAGATAATGGCCGTGTTGTTTTGTTGGATAAGGGAACTCAAGTCGTCGGTGAATACAGAGGCGGCTTGCATCAAGGCCAAGCGCGCCTTTTTGTTCTTTGGACAAGAGCAAAAACGCCAAATGGAGTTGTAGTCAATCTTGATTCACCTGCTACTGATAATTTAGGGCGTGCTGGATTTGATGGCCGCGTAAACCAACATTGGTGGCAAAGATTTGGGTCAGCATTACTCCTCTCCGTAGTCGGCGACGCAACGAAGATGCTTGTCGACAAAATCAAAAATGACAATATTCAAATCAATGGCCTGAGCAATGCAGGAAAAGAAGCAGCTAGCATTGCTCTTGAAAATCAAATTAATATTCCCCCCACACTAGAAAAACACCAAGGTGAATTGGTCAATATCTTTGTCGCACGAGACATAAATTTTTCTTCTGTCTACAGATTGGCTGTAACTGAGAGAAAAAACACAATTTATAAACGTGCTGTATTTGGCAATTTTTACCCTAATCCTTCAGTTTTGCAAAAGTAA
- the virB11 gene encoding P-type DNA transfer ATPase VirB11, producing MLDAQKSERAAVVLAKLRLLDDYLNDEELFEIVVNRPGEIMVEGPGGWQTHQLEALTYDELAGIAKVVAAYTMQKISAENPILSATLPNNERIQIVLPPAMAPNTISMTIRKPSSRTFTLEELDDKGLFSVTECVSFTPIDQMAERLEELKDDERELTRLFIEKNFLGFLDKAVFTQQNILISGKTGSGKTTLSKALIAKIPEDERILTIEDTPELIVPHANKVQLFYSKDNQGLAKAGAKELLESGLRMRPDRILLQELRDGTAFYYIRNVNSGHPGSITTVHASSALSAFEQMTLLVKESDGGGDLARDDIRGLLISMIDVIIQCKRLEGKFRVTEIYFDPFKRRDAF from the coding sequence ATGTTAGATGCTCAAAAATCCGAACGCGCCGCCGTTGTATTAGCCAAATTGCGCCTGCTAGATGATTATCTCAATGACGAAGAATTGTTTGAAATTGTCGTGAATCGTCCCGGTGAAATTATGGTAGAAGGACCTGGAGGTTGGCAAACCCACCAACTTGAAGCGTTAACTTATGATGAGTTAGCAGGAATAGCAAAAGTCGTCGCTGCCTACACAATGCAAAAAATCAGCGCTGAGAACCCTATCTTATCCGCAACATTGCCTAATAATGAACGCATTCAAATAGTGCTTCCCCCCGCCATGGCGCCAAACACTATAAGCATGACAATCCGTAAACCATCATCGCGAACCTTTACACTTGAAGAATTGGACGATAAAGGATTATTTTCAGTAACTGAATGCGTAAGTTTTACGCCCATAGATCAAATGGCTGAACGGCTAGAGGAACTGAAAGACGACGAGCGAGAATTAACTCGTTTATTTATCGAAAAAAATTTTTTAGGTTTTTTAGACAAAGCAGTCTTTACACAGCAAAATATTTTAATTTCCGGTAAAACCGGTTCTGGTAAAACTACACTCTCAAAAGCTTTAATCGCCAAAATCCCCGAAGATGAACGAATTTTAACCATCGAAGATACACCAGAACTTATTGTTCCCCACGCAAACAAAGTTCAATTATTCTACTCCAAAGACAATCAAGGTCTAGCAAAAGCTGGTGCCAAAGAATTACTTGAATCTGGTTTACGGATGCGGCCGGATAGAATATTGCTGCAAGAATTACGTGACGGCACTGCTTTTTATTATATCCGCAATGTCAATTCTGGACACCCTGGATCAATCACAACCGTTCATGCTTCGTCGGCTTTATCCGCATTCGAACAAATGACACTCCTTGTAAAAGAAAGTGACGGCGGTGGCGATTTAGCGAGAGATGATATCCGTGGTTTATTGATTTCAATGATTGACGTCATCATTCAATGTAAGCGTTTGGAAGGAAAATTTCGTGTAACTGAAATTTATTTTGATCCCTTTAAACGTAGAGACGCATTTTAA
- a CDS encoding 2-hydroxymuconate tautomerase family protein, with protein MPYVNIKIIKEGVTAEQKRRLMEGATQLLVDVLGKNPKTTVVIIEEVETDNWGIGGIPVTQLRQATQ; from the coding sequence ATGCCTTACGTAAATATTAAAATTATCAAAGAAGGTGTTACTGCTGAACAAAAACGTCGGCTCATGGAGGGCGCTACGCAACTATTAGTGGACGTCTTAGGTAAAAACCCCAAGACGACAGTCGTCATTATCGAGGAAGTAGAAACGGATAATTGGGGAATAGGTGGAATTCCTGTGACGCAGTTAAGACAAGCTACGCAATAA